Sequence from the Lepidochelys kempii isolate rLepKem1 chromosome 7, rLepKem1.hap2, whole genome shotgun sequence genome:
cctcaaaaggaaggagattccaccaccttcctaggtaacgcattccagtgtttcaccaccctcctaatgaaaaagttttttcctaatatccaacctaaacctcccccactgcaacttgagaccattgctccttgttctgtcatctgctaccactgagaacagtctagatccatcctctttggaaccccctttcatgtagttgaaagcagctatcaaatcccccctcattcttctcttccacagactaaacaatcccagttccctcagcctctcctcataagtcatgtgttccagtccctgaatcatttgtgttgccctccactggacgctttccagtttttccacatccttcttgtagtgtggggcccaaaactggacacagtactccagatgaggcctcaccaatgtcgaatagaggggaacgatcacgtccctcgatctgctggcaatgcccctacttatacatcccaaaatgccattcttggcaacaagggcacactgttgactcatatccagcttctcgtccactgtcacccctaggtccttctctgcagaactgctgccaagccattcggtctctagtctgtagcggtgcatgggattcctccgtcctaagtgcaggactctgcacttgtccttgttgaacctcatcagattttttttggcccaatcctccagtttgtctagggccctctgtagcctatccctaccctccagcgtatctacctctcctcctagtttagtatcatctgcaaatttgctgagagtgcaatccacaccatcctccagatcatttatgaagatattgaacaaaactggccccaggaccgacccttggggcattccgcttgataccagctgccaactagctatggagccattgatcactacccgttgagccagacgatctagccagctttctatacaCCTTATAGTCATCGCAGGACACTACAAGGCACCTGGGCTGCCCACAAAGAGCAGCTCTGCCCTGTGTCTGCTGCAGCACGTTGTAGAAATTCAGCTGTTTGCTTTCCCCAAGTTAACAGACCCTTGCTGGGAGAGCCAGGGAGCACCCATCTGCCCCACACCAGTGcgctcctcccctgccctggtcCAGTTCTCCGAGCCGAGAGGGGCAGAGACCAGGAACAACTAGGTGTTCCTCCTAGACACAGGCCTGCAGAAAGTAGCTGAACAGTGCCCCCTATCCAACTATGCTGCTGTATCCCCCCTACACCAGGCACTCCCTGGAGAGCGGCAACAGCGCCCTCCCACGAACAGCAGCCCACGATAgctgcagccagcagctgccagtgATTTCACTTTGCTGGAAAGGCAAAGCCTGCCTTCCTCAGCTGGCACCCAGCACTCAGCTCCAGGCTGCTGACTGCTCACCAGCCAGGTAAAGTCTCCTCAGAGATCCGGAGCTCAGCATCCCCTTCGGACAATGCTGTGGCTCCGAGGCACCATCCCAACCAGCCAGCCCAGCTGCGGGAGACATGCCGGTGTACTTCTGCACTGGCCTCGCATCCCGttacagagtgtgggggagtcagggccctgcaccccccacgtGTTGCGATTTACTGCGACTTTTAGCCAGCCAgcaaaacggaaggtttattggacaacaggaacacagtttaaattagagcttgtaggtacagacaaCAGGAGCCCCTCAGTTAGGTCcatcaggggtggggggggcagggagcttagaccccagtcCTGGGGCTCCTTCTGTTTCTCCAGTCTGCTTCCAaactcaaacccccccccccggctcctcctccagcctttgtccagcttCCTGGTGAAAAGGTGTCACCacgcccccaacccccctcctgggctcaggtATTGTTCCTCCAGCGAAGCCACCCCCTGCGATCCCATCCCCcatgcagacagtcccagtaaacccccccccccacattcccaagTCAGTCCTCCCCACTTCCTGCTTCGTGACACATCCCACATGgggcgctgctgcctgcagggctCCCCCCTTGTCTCCATCCCTGTCTAACTTTCCCCAGGCCTGGCCCACCCCGGGGAGGTGAATAAGCAGGACAGCACAGCTGGCGGTGTGGCGCTCCCTTGGCCCTGCAGCAGCTTCGGCTCCAGCGGGCATGTGCCTTGCTGGAGGTCACCGCGGCTGGGCACAGAAGTGAGGGGAACACCTCGATGGATGCCACACCGTGAGCGGGTGCCAGCTAGTGAGACCTAATAAGGCACCAACGTTTATACAGAAGCAAAAGTCGGGCCCCGTCCCTGCTCTTCCTCACCCTCCCcaactggggatctggcccatctCCAGTCTGACTGCACGGGGGGCCAGAATGGCCAGGGAGGGGCCCCTGAGGGAACCCTGCCCACGGGTAGCACGACGACAAGATGATCCCAGTGCCTCCAATAGAGACTGgtggagcaggggctgcgggggggaacaaggcctggagccagaggagagACTGGGACCCAGGATTCACGGTGCTCTCAGCCCCGCAGAGAAACCCCTCGAACTCGGTGCCCTgtggcaggaggaaggggaagggccaGCCACTCAGCTCTACTGACAGAGCAGTGTGTGCGAGATGGCACGGCCCCTGACATGGGCCTGGGAGGGGCAGGTCTGTCTCACAGCTCCCTCCCCGAGAGGCTGCCACTTGGCTCAGCCCTGCCAGTGGCTACACCCTCCAGCAAGTCCCGAGCACAAGCATgaccccccccccgtccctcccaCCACGTTACCGAGGCCTCCGGCCACCACCACTCGCCCGCCGAGGCAGCCTGCCACAAAGTCAGCTCTCTTCTCCCGCATGCGCACGGCGCGGCCCAGCTTGCTCCAGGCCCCTGCAGGAAAGAGGCAGGTCAGGCTCGTCCTGCTGCAGCGGGTGGGAAAAGAGCCTCACTGGGTGCTGGGcaccttcccctctcccggccCTTCCCCGCGCGCCTCCCTGATGGGTCTGAAAGCAGGGATGGAGCCGGGCCAGACGCCTCCGGAGACTCGCCCGCTGTAACTCTGCGCACAGGAAtgggacccccgccccctccccaggcatGAGACAGCTGGggcaggcccccccccccgctgctacCAGGGGAGAGAGCAGCCGACAGGGTGGGAGTGGAGGACGGGCTTTGGGAGGGGATTTCCACCTGCCGTTCCTGCCTCCCGGCACAGGGCAGTGCCTCAGCCGTGGGGCCAGCGGCAGAGGTTCAAAGCCCCAAACTCCAGGAGTTGGAGCCAGGCTCCTTCTGCACCCCACCCCGGGTCACAGGACACGTACAGAACAAGGAAGCTAAGCGCAGAGCTGGGTCGGAGGGACCCTCCAACTCTCTGGGTACCCGGCTAGGGGCACCTCTCTTTGCACCCCAGCTGGCCAGGCACACGGGGCGCCCATGCTGCACAAGATCCTCATGCCAGCTCACCCTGCTCCGGCTCAAACATCTCCACCGTGTTGACAAAGTGGGGCCGGGAGTAGAAGTTGTGGGGTCCCGGTTGCTGCAGGCCCCCGAGGCTGAAGAAGCAGCCGTCGGCCATGGCGCAGCTGGCAAAGGCCCGCCGGCTGGGGACGCTGGGATAACGTGTCCAGCTCCTTGTCTCCAGGTCGAAGGCCTCAAAGGCAGTGACAGGCAGCTTGCCCTGCCTCCCGCCTGTGGGGGAGGAGATGCTGAGAGGGGTCTGGGCTGCCAAggccttcacccccacccccacatcgcCCTGTCACAAGGAATGGGGGTCAACACCAGGCTGCATGTGCTCTGCAGACCATGGGCTGTGGattgtgcccggggggggggggggctgggcggggggcaggtcTCTGCGGGACACCCTGGGCACCCAGAGCCGGAATCTGGGCCGAGATTCGCCAGGCTCATTTGCATGTTTATTAAAGGTTATTAATGTTTCTGCAGCAGAGCAGCCAAGAGCCAAGCTGGCTTCTGGGGCACGGGGGCTGTGAACAAAGAGACGCCCCACAGGCAGGGCCCAGCGAAGCCCTGGGATGAGGAGAGATTTTGCCCCAGTCCAGTTGGGAGTCTGGAGCTGTACCACgcccctgcagctgctccagccccagcctctcccagcagggggtgctgtgggggtggggcactggtTGTTGGGGAAGttccctgctgctccagccccagcctctcccagcagggggtgctgtgggggcagagcagggcgcTAGCTGTGAGGAGCTCCCAGCATGGGGCGCCATGGGGAcggggcagggtgctggctgaggggggctcccagcagggggcgctgtgggggcagagcagggcgcTAGCTGTgaggggctcccagcagggggcgccatggggacggggcagggtgctggctgaggggggctcccagcagggggcactgtgggggcagagcagggcgcTAGGTGTgaggggctcccagcagggggcgctgtgggcaGCGGGGCAGGACACAGGATGTGGGGGGCTCCCCAGGGGAAATGCTGCACCCATGCACCCTCCATCTCACCCACTGTCCCCGTGCCAGATGGTGCCACTTACCCAGGAGGAAGATCTTGTTGCCCTGCAGGAAGGCAGATGCCCCATAGCAGGGGGTGGGCATGGAGGGCAGAAGCTGCCAGTGGGCGGTCGCTGGCTCATAGACCCGCACTAGTGCCTGAGGAGAGGTGTCTGCGCCCATGCCCCCAAGAGCATAGACCAAACCAGCTGCAAGAGAGGAGGGGAAATGACGGGGGGAAAGCAAGGACCGGGTAGGGGCAAAAGAGTGGGGGAtggttggggtgtgagagagcAGGGGAaccagcaggggatggggggagccgGCGGGGAGCTGGCGCGGGTTGGGGGGCTGTGAGAGAGCAGGGGAGCcagcgggggatggggggagccagCGGAGGATGGGGGGGCCGTCAGAGAGCGGGGGAGCCGGCGGGGAGctggtggggaatgggggtgagCGGCCGACTGAGGAGCCCTGGCTCGCTGAGCTCTGCTGCCCACGTCCCCCCAGAGTGCTGGGCCTGGCAGAGCCAGGCAGCCCCAGCCACCAGCAGTGGGGCACAGTTCAGAGCCCAGGACCCGGTGGGGCAGCTCCAACCAGGAGCACAGGAGGCAGCTCTTGTGCCCGTGGCAGGAGGGCACGATGGCACAGGACGGCCAGGGGCAGCAAGCCCACGAATCCACGGCAGGCCTTAAACCGGGGAGGAAGGGAGACAGCACAGGGGGACAGGGTCAGtgccggggggggagggatgggggtcggggggggacggcacagggcaggagggtcagtgctggggggggatcagtggggggagggcacagggcaggagggtcagtgccggggggggggggagatgggtgTCAATGGGGGGAGGGCACAGGGCAGGAGAGTCCGTGCCGGGGGGGATGGGGGTTAGCGGGGGGGACAGCACAGGGCGGGAGGGTCGGCGCCAGGGGGGAGGATGGGGTCAGTGGGGGGAGGGCGCAGGGGGACAGGGTCGGTGCCGGGGGGGATGGGGTCAGCGGGGGGACGGCACAGGGCGGGAGGGTCGGCgccggggggagggtggggtcagCGGGAGGGTCGGTGCCAGGGGGGAGGATGGGGTCaatggggggagggtgcagggggacaGGGTcggtgccgggggggggaggatggggtCAGCGTGGGGACGGCACAGGGCGGGAGGGTCGGTGCCGGGGGGGATGGGGTCAGCGGGGGGAGGGCGCAGGGGGACAGGGTTGGTGCCGGGGGGATGGGGTCAGCGGGGGGGACGGCACAGGGTGGGAGGGTCGGCGccaggggggagggtggggtcagTGGGGGGAGGGCGCAGGGCGGGAGGGtcggtgctgggggggggggatggggtcaGCAGGGGGACAGCACAGGGTGGGAGGGTCAGTGCCGGGGGGGATGGGGTCAGTGGGGGGAAGGCGTAGGGGGACAGGGTTGGTGCCAGGGGGGATGGGGTTAGCGGGGGGACAGCACAGGGTGGGAGGGTCGGTGCTGGGGGGGATGGGGTCAGTGGGGGGAAGGCGTAGGGGGACAGGGTTGGTGCCGGGGGGGATGGGGTCAGCGGGAGGGTCGGTGCCAGGGGGGAGGATGGGGTCAATGGGGGGAGGGCGCAGGGGGACAGGGTCGGTGCCAGGGGGGAGGATGGGGTCAGCGGGGGGAGGGCGCAGGGGGACAGGGTCGGTGCCGGGGCGGATGGgggtcagtggggggggggtcgtgCCGGCTGGGGAAAGGGTGGCTGGTGCCTGTGCCGGGGCCGGCACAGCGGGGAGCCCGCCTGTGGGGTGGGAGCTGCAGTCCCCCTGAATTCCCCTCACCCCATGTCCCGGACCCTGGCTCTGGCCTGTCCCAGGGCACTGATGGGGCGAGTGCCCcacgcctccccccaccctccagcgcCCAGGCCTGCAGCGGGGGCCCCTGCCAGCCCCGGGGATGGCACCGCACGGGGCGGGCAGCGGGCTGGGCCCCGGCACCTGCTGCCTGGCAGTTTCCCGCCCGGCCCCAGCACCCGCTCCCCCGGACACACTGAAAATAGCCCAGACCCGGGGCCTGGCAGTTAATTATACTCCCTGGCGCGTCTCCCTGGAGACGCCATGGCAACCCAGCCATCTGCCCGAAGGCTGCTTCCCCCGCCCTGCTCTGGCTGCCGTGCGAAGCCACAGCGGGCagggcccagggagcaggggctgcaggccTGCCCCCCAGGCCCCAGCCAACAGCCTCTCCTCACCCCCGAGGTCCCTGGGGTGCCCCGGGCAAGCAGCTCAGGAGAAGCCACCACCCCTCGGAGGGGCTCAGCCTACGTTTGGAGGGTGCCCCATTGCTGCAGACCCTCACGCCCgcccctggctgggccagtccCCAGCGGCGGGGAGGGGCAGCCCAGCCAGGCGAAGGGCCGTGCCCCAGGTCACATGGAGGGGCTGCCAGTCTGGGCCAGGCTCCCTCTGGACGCTGCCCTGGCAGCGGGGGCCGGCTGGAAAATGCCGGGCAGCTCTCATCAGCTAAGAGTGGGAACATGCAGCAGCCCGGACTCTGGGGCCACCTCGGGCTCCAGGACCCGCCTGTGCCCCCCCCGCTCAGCCCCGACTGCCCAGGGAgagcaccctccccccccccgggggccagCCCCGACTgcccggggagagcgcccccaACAATGTGCCAACATGGCTTTCCCGCCCGGCTTTTCCTGGCCTGGGGCTGTGCGCAGCAGGATCAGGGGATCGCCTACTGCAATCCACACAGGGGGGAACCGGTGTCTCCAGCCTGACCCAGCTCAGTCAGTGCTGCCAACTTCCACAAGGAAAGCAGCCTCCCCCTTGTCTGTTGGGTGCGGGTCCGACCCCCAGCACCGAGTTAGGCTTGGCTTGTGTCAGCGTTGTACTGGCCATGCCGAGCTCTGGGGCAGCAGCTGCATGAGGCTGGGGGAACAGGGGGAGATGGTGCTGAACTGAAAGCCCAAGACTACCCCCCCTCACTGCACTTGTGACCTGACCCCCCCACAAGTCAGCAACTTTACAGCACGTGCACCTGGCAAACCCCATTCTGCCCGCTTCGCGCAACCACAACCCCCGCCAGCCGGAGCGCCGGCTCCCCCCCATGGGATGAGCCCCGTGGTCAGGCTCCGAgagaggatgggggggggcagagagactACGGGGGGGGCATCTGTGCAGCGAGATGATGGCAGGGGCCGGGGGGCATCTGCAGCACACGCGCGCTCTCTCTCGGGCCCTGCCGAGGCCGCTCCTGGCATGTCCCGTCCAGGGCCCGCAGCAATGGGGCTCCGGGAGAAGCCCAGCCAGAGGGAACCCGCCGAGCCCAAAGCACTCTGCCCAAGCCTGCTGCATGCACTGTGGGGTGCCTCGGCGGCGGGGGATGGGCCAGGGCACCCTTGGGAGTGCCGCTCCCACCCTTAGCCCCAGATCCTAGGAAAGCCCAGGATTCAGGCCTGGGACCTTTGGCAGCATCTACTGGGCTAAGGGCCCAGCCGCTCGCAACCACATGCCCTGGCTGCTTTGCTCACCCGGTGCCCGTGAGGGCAGCTCTGTAACCCCACCTCTTGCTGCCCTGCCCAGGCAAAGGCacagggcagagggggctgcagcgGGGCGGAGGGCCCTGCACGCAGGAAGGGAGCTGCTCCTGGCATGCACACATCACCACAGGGATCCTGGTGGAGGCCAAGCACCCCGGCACGTGGGGTCAGGTAGCACCACTGCCACGAGAACGGCCTGACACCGGCTCCCTTCCGGGGGCACAGGCCTGCTGGTTCCCATCTGTGCCACTGGGCCAGAGGTGAGCATGGACACTGCCCCATCCCAGGGCTCTCGCAGCAGGCCGgggcctccctggccacccatctTTTGGGGACAGGCTCCCCAGGATGCTCTGCATAGCACAGCCCCCCCTAGGTCTGTGTGACGGGCGGGCACAGGGTGCAGGCCTGGGGAGCGGGTGGGGACACCCCTGCTTCCAGCACCCAGAACAGACACCTGTCTGGCACGCACCGACCCAGCGTGGCTCTGTGACCCCTGCCTTGGCCCAGCCACATGCTGAGCCGCCCGCCACACCCCAGCGGTTCAGAGCTGCAGCTCTGCCTGCCACACCCACCGCGGTGGGGCCACGGCCCTCTGCCCCTTCAGGCCTGCAGCCGGGGATGGGAATGAGGCCGaagcagtgggaggggagagccaGGAGCCCGGGGTGGGCAGGAGGGCAGAGGCAAATGCCCAAGGCTCCAGGGGAAAGGGTAGGGGGCTGGGTGCCCAGAAGCAGTTAAGGGGCATTTTCATTCAAATAGGCAGTGACATACCCCCGCCCAGCTCACCTCTCTCGATGGCAGAGACGCCCATGGATGGCTGGGCCAGGGCCGCCGCCTTCTCCCACTTGCCCTCATCTGTGTTGAAGACTTCGACggaggccagggggctctgtcTGGAATCCATGCCCCCCATCACCAGGACCTGCTTCCCCACGGCCACAGCAGCCGCCCCGGCCCGGGGTGTGAGGAGTGGAGGGAGCACCGTCCACTTCTGGGAAAGCACATCCAGCATCTCCACGGTGTCCAGGGGCAGCCCCGCCTGGCCACAGCCCCCCGCCACGAAGAGGTGCCCGTCCTGGTACGCAGGGCTGCAGTACACCCGGCAGGTGGGCATGGGAGGGAAGACCTCCCAGAAGAAAGACCTGGCAGTGGCGGCTGCCATAGCGGGAACCGGCATGGTACCTCAGGGGGGAGCCATTGCAGCACCTCTCACCGAGGCTCCCCCTCCCAGCGGGGCATcctcagggctctgctctgggcagaCAGCTCCACCCAcagccaacagctgcagcaatGCTCCTGTGAGGGCAATTCCACCTCAAGCCCTGTGGGAGGGGGCCCAGGCCGGTAGTGCCCGGCGGCCACTGGCTCCGGTGGGACGGATCCCCAGGGCGGGGAGAGGTCGATTCCCACTCAGAGCCGCTAGCATCGTCTTACAGTAACAGGCAGGACACACCCCAGACTCAGCCGCTCGCGGGTCAGTTCCGCTGGCCCAGCCAGACAGGTGCAGCGGTTCTGGAGCAGGGCTCTGCTGTGGCAGCTGGACACTCCTGCCTGGTGCGTGGTTTGTGCCTCAGGTCTGGCCCTGCTCAGACTGGAGTTTCTGCAGCTCCtcttccctccaccagctcctgCCTGAAGGGGGAGAAGGCACGTGAGGGGGCCAGGCTCTGGACCATCCGCTGCAGAAAATGCATCTGGTAgaggcggggagcagagaggcgATCCGACAACGCGGGCGCAAACAGCTCTCTGAACAGCTGCCTGCCAGGCCCAGCCAGGGCCGGGAGTCCCAGCTGCCTTTGCCCCCTGGGAACCCCCAGAGCCTGGAAGTTTGGGCAGGAGCAAGTTCAGAGGAAGCAAGCTGACCTAGGGAGAGAGCACAAGCCAGACACTGGAGCAGGACTCTGGGTGTCTCCAGAGGACCTGACCCCAGCCCAGACGGTGCCCTGGAattgtgaggaaactgaggcagggaacaaCATGTCGGGTTTATGCAGAGCTCTGCATTTCTCACAGGACTCAGGAAAGAGTCTGTGCAAAGCGTGTGTTTAATGCTGCACCTGCCACATGGCCCTTGAAGCGTTAGCCTGCCACAGGGACTGCATGTTGGAGTCAGCCCTGGCTCCAGGGACTGGGCAGGGACGGCATGGGGTAAACTCTCAGCACAGGGCACTACATAGAGGATCCgccccaggagggggatgcaggaCCCAAGACAGGAAGTGCCTGGGCCTCTGTTCAGACTCCGGATGTTTCAAACTCCTGGGGAGCCAGCAGCTGGATTCCCCCACAGCAACCTAGTGAGTGGCGGGCGGGTGTCTTGCTCCTTTGGGGAGGTCTCCAGGCCTGCCCCCAGTGCCATCATGAGCCTGTAATGGACACCCAGGCCCCGGTCAGAGAATCGCCACAGCAAGGAGTTCCCAGCTCACTTATCTTCCCCTTGAACAGCTTCATGGCCGAGAGTTGCATCATCCGCAGAGATCCATAAAGTCCGGAGGGCGGGTCCCTGCTGAGGTCTCAGCTTTGGGCTCCCTCCAGTGCACCCGGCGAGGAACCCATGCCTGGGAAGCCAGGCTGCTGCAGGCCGCCGTAGGGAAGATGTCAAAGGGGGATGGAAACAGCAAGGCACCCCCAGCAGCAGAGTCAGCACCTCCCATTGCCAGGGATTGCCCCAAAGCTCCCCC
This genomic interval carries:
- the KLHDC8B gene encoding kelch domain-containing protein 8B, with amino-acid sequence MPVPAMAAATARSFFWEVFPPMPTCRVYCSPAYQDGHLFVAGGCGQAGLPLDTVEMLDVLSQKWTVLPPLLTPRAGAAAVAVGKQVLVMGGMDSRQSPLASVEVFNTDEGKWEKAAALAQPSMGVSAIERAGLVYALGGMGADTSPQALVRVYEPATAHWQLLPSMPTPCYGASAFLQGNKIFLLGGRQGKLPVTAFEAFDLETRSWTRYPSVPSRRAFASCAMADGCFFSLGGLQQPGPHNFYSRPHFVNTVEMFEPEQGAWSKLGRAVRMREKRADFVAGCLGGRVVVAGGLGNQSFPLGSVEGFSIPRKKWELLPPMPTGRCSCSSYQAPSLLFVIGGVAQGPSGAVEALCLREGA